AAAATGGATTTGGTCGCAGAACAGTAATTTTAACACAATAATACCCCTTAAGGGGTTATCAGTATCGATGCCCTTATAGGGCTTTATGCAAGCCTCCGGCTGGGCCGGAGGTCATGACTATTTATCAGCGATAAAGAAATAAAAAAATTTTATTGACAAGCTTCGATTGTCTGATTATGTTTCGTAGGTTTTTCCAATATCCTGTTTTATATTCAGGTCGGGAAGATTCGTTTCCGGCCTTTTTTTTAGATTTTTATTATTTGCAAAGGGGGTGGTTACCTTGGTTTGTACAACAATTAGAGAAGGTATGGAATGCCCTTTCATGACAGCCAATGGGTGTTCTTACAACGGCGGGATTTGCCACGAGATCGTGGAGGAGTGTAATGGCTGCAATCGCAGTTTGGAGTTTTCTTCCGGCTGGTTCTGCACCGCATGTCCTGATCCTGAGTTAAAGTGGAAGGCGGGAAAATGCAACATGGCAACCCATGTTGCTTCGCAATCGAACGGCTCAAAAGCAAAAATCAATCCGCTTAAGGCGTCCAAGAGAGGAAACAGGTAATGCTCCTTTCGATCCTAAGGTAAACCCCGTTTGGCTGCCAAACGGGGTTTTTTCTGCAATACACCCAACCCATTTTTATCTTATTGATTTTTCAACTTCTTTTCCCTTGACATCTATTATCTGCAAACTATAAGAAACTAACTTCCAATGTAAATTGCACCACATTCTTAAAGGGAGGTTTTTATCCATGAATCCTATTGCCACCAAACTCAACCAAGATATTGAAAAGGATAATCCTATTTTATTGGAGATGATGTCCGATATAGGAAGGCAACTTTTTTTCCCCAAAGGAATATTGAGCCAGGGCGCGGAAGCTAAGGAAAAAGCCCACCGGATAAACGCAACCATAGGGATAGCAAAGGAAAATGGCCGGACAATGCGGTTTGATTCGGTTATGACAGCCATTCACGATATTCGCCCGGCAGAATCATTAACCTATGCACCGTCTTTTGGGATTCCTGCATTGCGCCGGAAATGGCGGGAAGCGATATTTGAGAAGAATCCTTCCCTTTCCGGCAAGGAAATCTCACTTCCGGTGGTGACTTGCGGCATTACCCACGGGATTAGTATTTTTGCCGACGTGTGGGTCAACCCCGGGGATGTGGTCATTTTGCCTGACATGATGTGGGGAAACTACAATATGATTTTAAGTGTGCGGAAAGGTGCAAAAATAAGCCAGTATCCGGTTTTTAGCGAAAACGGCAAGTTTAATCTCAAAGCGTTTGAGGATAAAGTTAAAGAGGAAGCCCAAACGCATGACAAGCTGATCGTGATTTTAAATTTTCCACATAACCCAAGCGGTTATACGGTCACGGAACAAGAAGGTAACCGGATGGTTGACATACTTTTAAACCAGGCTGAAGCCGGTACCCACATTCTTGCGGTGACGGATGACTCCTATTTTGGACTTTTTTATGAAGAGGAATCCATAAAAGAATCTCTTTTTGCCAGGTTTTGTGGAAAAAATTCCCGACTTCTTGCAGTTAAGCTTGACGGATGTACCAAGGAAAATTTTGTATGGGGATTAAGGGTGGGTTTTATTACCTACGGATATAAAATTGAAGGTAATCCCGTGCCTGTGTATGAGGCCCTGGAAAAAAAGACGGCGGGATGTGTCAGAGGCAATATATCCAATGCGTCTCACCTTAGCCAGTCCATCATACTCAAATCTATGCTCAGTGATGAATACCCGGCTGAAAAAGATGAAAAGTTTATGATACTCAAGAAAAGGGCCCAGCGGGTAAAACAAGTCTTGGCAGATGCAAAGTACAAGGATGCATGGGATGTTTATCCCTTTAACTCAGGCTATTTTATGTGCCTCAGGTTGAAGACGGTGAATGCCGAACGGTTGAGAGTTCACCTGCTTGATAAGTATGGAGTGGGGCTTATTTCCATTGACGAGGTGAATTTGAGGGTTGCTTTTTCCTGCGTGGAGGAAAGTGATATTCAAGAGCTGTTCGATATTATCCTGCAGGGAGTCAATGACCTGTCGGGATGAAAATTTATTATGCTGGATCGATTAAAAAATAGTATTAAAGCCCTTGTCGGCAAGGACCATTCAGCAAATATTGCCAGGGCCGGCAAGTGGACTCTTTACTTTATCATCATCGGTATCATCGCCGGTCTTGGATCGGTGGCGTTTCATTATCTGTGCCAGCTTGGCAGTCATTATTTTATGGATTTTATGGCAGGGTACCGGCCACCTGCCCCTGCAGGCGAGCATCATTTACTTACTCCTACCGGCACCACCTTTAATCGATGGATTCTTCTTTTTCTTCCGGCAGGCGGTGGTATCCTGAGCGGGTGGCTGGTATATACCTTTGCCCCTGAAGCCGAGGGACACGGAACCGATGCAGCCATTAATGCCTATCACAGAACCGGAGGGTATATTCGGGGCAGAGTCCCCATTATCAAAACCATTGCCTCTGCAATTACCCTGACAACCGGTGGCTCAGGAGGAAGGGAAGGGCCCATCGCCCAGATCGGGGCCGGTTTCGGTTCATTTCTGGCCACCAGGCTGAAGTTATCTGACAGAGAGCGCAGGATAATGATGGCTGCCGGCATAGGCGCAGGGGTCGGCAGTATTTTCCGGGCCCCTTTGGCCGGCGCTCTTTTTGCGGCGGAAGTGCTTTACCGAGATCCCGAGTTCGAATCGGAAGTGATTATACCTGCCGGAATATCTTCAGTGGTGGCTTACTGTCTGTTCTGTCTGGTGTTTGGATGGGGATCGTTATTTGACTCCCCGGCATTTAAATTTCACAATCCGCTGGAATTGGGCCCCTATGTCGTGCTGGCGATCGTTCTGGTGGGTATCGGTTTTTTCTACATCAAGTCTTTTTATGGAGTCACCCGGCTTTTTAAAGCCATTAAAATTCCCAACCATATCAAACCGGCCATCGGCGGGCTTTGCACCGGTCTGATCGGCTTTTACTGGAGCCACTGCCTGGCTTTCGGATACGGGTTTGCCCAGATGGCGATTAATAATGAACTGACCATTCCCTTTTTACTTTCTCTGGCAGTGGGCAAAGTTCTCACCACTTCCTTTTCCATCGGGTCAGGAGGAAGCGGCGGCGTATTCGGTCCGTCGGTTGTAATCGGCGGGGCAATGGGTGGTGCGGTGGGGAAAGCGTTTCACCAGATCATGCCGGGGGTAGTCACTGAACCGGGGGCTTTTGTTATTGTGGGCATGGCCGGTTTTTTTACTGCGGTTTCCAATACCCCGATTTCAACCATTATTTTTGTCAGTGAAATGACCAATTCATATCACCTGCTTCTTCCCAGCCTTCTGGTATGTTCAGTATCTTACCTGGCTGCACAGAAATGGACTATTTACGAAAAGCAGGTTAAAAGCAAGATAGATTCTCCGGCGCATGCGGGCGATTTTTTTGTGGATATACTGCAGACCATAAAAGTAAAAGACCTGACGAAAAATATCAAAAAGGTAAACCTTATTCCGGAAGATATGATGTTTTCAGATTTTAAAAATTATTTTTCCCAAACCAAGCAGCACTATTTTCCGGTGATGGATAAAGCCAAAAGACTGGTCAGCATATTTTCCATTAACGACGTTCGGGAAGTTCTTTTTTCCAATGAAATAGAAAGCCTGGTCATGATGAAGGACATCGGAACTTCCGATATGATTGTTACCACGCCTTCCGACGATCTGAATTCCGTGCTTAAAAAATTTACCGAAAAAAACATTGACAGCCTGCCGGTGGTTCAGGACGACGATCATGGTATTCTCCTTGGCATGCTGAGAAGAAGAGAGGTGATTTCATTTTACAACGAGCAAGTGCGGAAAATGAAGATGAGAAGTGATTAACCCGGCGGAGCCACTCACCAGTTTTAAATAGAAGCAGCTTGTTTTTGTGCAATGCGATACTGTTGCGGGTTTCGGGTTGCGTGTTTCGGGTTACGTGTTACGTGTTACGGGTTGCGTGTTTCGTGTTGCTAATCGGAAGGCTTATCTGAATTTTAGACCCGCAACTCATCACACGGAACACTGAGGTGATAACCAAACAAATAAAAAAAAACCATTATGGTTAGCGATAAATGTCGTTGTAAGGTTAATATGTCACCTTCACTAGAAATAAACCCTGGGGAGGGGCAGTTGCACCGGCCCGGGACCGATCCCTGGCAAGGAGGATCTCCTTAAAATCATCATCAGTCATTTTCCCCAGCCCAACATCCACCAGAGTTCCGACAATGTTGCGAACCATGAATCTTAAAAAGCCATCCGCCTCTATTTCAATAACAATGAGTTCATTGTCCGATTCAGAAATCTTTACGTTAAAAACACATCTTGTTGTATGAGACCTGGGACTGCCGGTTCCCTCAAACGCCTTGAAGTCGTGCGTGCCGATGATGTGACGGGTTGCACGGCACATGGAAGCAAGATCAAGGGTTTTCCGTATAAACCATGTATATTGCCGGTTTATGGCTGCGGGGAGGTTGCGATTTAATATCCGGTAAGCATAGGTTTTACTTTTAACATCAAAACGTGAATGAAAACGTTCATCAACGATTTCGCATGAAATAATAACCATATCATCTCCGGTGAGACTGTTGAGTCCGTTTTGGAAGGCCTGGGGAGAAAGGTCGGTATCACAGTGAAAATTTGCCACCTGTCCGAGCGCATGCACGCCTGCGTCCGTCCTGCCGGAACCGGTCAGAACTGTCTTTTCACCTGTCATGGTTAACAGGGCCTTTTCGATTTCTTCCTGAACGGTAGGCTCATTCTTCTGCCGCTGCCAGCCATGATAGGAAGTACCGTCGTATTCGATTATTATTTTAAAATTTTTTAACATACTTTAGTTACTTTAAATATTTTGCTTTTTGTTTAAGGATATTATAGATATAAATATGAAATCAATACAAAGTTTGTGACCATGGGGATAACTGAGTTCACAGGTATATAGGTAGAAATATGGAAAATGTAACTTGTAAAGGCTTCAAGGCAGCAGGGGTTGCATCTGGACTTAAGAAAAACGGCGAAAAGGATCTTGGATTGATATATTCTGAAGTTCCGGCAACGGTTGCAGGCGTGTTTACCAAAAACAGGGTTCAAGCCGCACCGGTTTTGC
This DNA window, taken from Thermodesulfobacteriota bacterium, encodes the following:
- a CDS encoding PxxKW family cysteine-rich protein, with translation MVTLVCTTIREGMECPFMTANGCSYNGGICHEIVEECNGCNRSLEFSSGWFCTACPDPELKWKAGKCNMATHVASQSNGSKAKINPLKASKRGNR
- a CDS encoding aminotransferase class I/II-fold pyridoxal phosphate-dependent enzyme; amino-acid sequence: MNPIATKLNQDIEKDNPILLEMMSDIGRQLFFPKGILSQGAEAKEKAHRINATIGIAKENGRTMRFDSVMTAIHDIRPAESLTYAPSFGIPALRRKWREAIFEKNPSLSGKEISLPVVTCGITHGISIFADVWVNPGDVVILPDMMWGNYNMILSVRKGAKISQYPVFSENGKFNLKAFEDKVKEEAQTHDKLIVILNFPHNPSGYTVTEQEGNRMVDILLNQAEAGTHILAVTDDSYFGLFYEEESIKESLFARFCGKNSRLLAVKLDGCTKENFVWGLRVGFITYGYKIEGNPVPVYEALEKKTAGCVRGNISNASHLSQSIILKSMLSDEYPAEKDEKFMILKKRAQRVKQVLADAKYKDAWDVYPFNSGYFMCLRLKTVNAERLRVHLLDKYGVGLISIDEVNLRVAFSCVEESDIQELFDIILQGVNDLSG
- a CDS encoding chloride channel protein, coding for MLDRLKNSIKALVGKDHSANIARAGKWTLYFIIIGIIAGLGSVAFHYLCQLGSHYFMDFMAGYRPPAPAGEHHLLTPTGTTFNRWILLFLPAGGGILSGWLVYTFAPEAEGHGTDAAINAYHRTGGYIRGRVPIIKTIASAITLTTGGSGGREGPIAQIGAGFGSFLATRLKLSDRERRIMMAAGIGAGVGSIFRAPLAGALFAAEVLYRDPEFESEVIIPAGISSVVAYCLFCLVFGWGSLFDSPAFKFHNPLELGPYVVLAIVLVGIGFFYIKSFYGVTRLFKAIKIPNHIKPAIGGLCTGLIGFYWSHCLAFGYGFAQMAINNELTIPFLLSLAVGKVLTTSFSIGSGGSGGVFGPSVVIGGAMGGAVGKAFHQIMPGVVTEPGAFVIVGMAGFFTAVSNTPISTIIFVSEMTNSYHLLLPSLLVCSVSYLAAQKWTIYEKQVKSKIDSPAHAGDFFVDILQTIKVKDLTKNIKKVNLIPEDMMFSDFKNYFSQTKQHYFPVMDKAKRLVSIFSINDVREVLFSNEIESLVMMKDIGTSDMIVTTPSDDLNSVLKKFTEKNIDSLPVVQDDDHGILLGMLRRREVISFYNEQVRKMKMRSD
- the truA gene encoding tRNA pseudouridine(38-40) synthase TruA translates to MLKNFKIIIEYDGTSYHGWQRQKNEPTVQEEIEKALLTMTGEKTVLTGSGRTDAGVHALGQVANFHCDTDLSPQAFQNGLNSLTGDDMVIISCEIVDERFHSRFDVKSKTYAYRILNRNLPAAINRQYTWFIRKTLDLASMCRATRHIIGTHDFKAFEGTGSPRSHTTRCVFNVKISESDNELIVIEIEADGFLRFMVRNIVGTLVDVGLGKMTDDDFKEILLARDRSRAGATAPPQGLFLVKVTY